The Corylus avellana chromosome ca8, CavTom2PMs-1.0 genome has a segment encoding these proteins:
- the LOC132190845 gene encoding probable LRR receptor-like serine/threonine-protein kinase At4g31250: MAPRKLLSPFIFFTLLLVESPSAAADSAADATALLKLKSSLSNADAALSNWNASIRPPCTGNVSNWVGLKCDNGGNVYFLRLENMSLAGTIDIDALVGLNALRSLSFMNNSFQGAMPDVNKLGKLRMLYLSFNRFSGDIPGDAFKGMNSLLKVHLARNQFTGTIPGSLVGLNKLMELSLQGNQFDGEIPDFPQKGLKVFNVADNRLEGRIPASLSNMNSSSFLGNKGLCGKPLGPCKRSKKGYIVIIAILAVAVAALAAIGAFFFTRGRRTQAYEYEMGQEKEANKDFYVGRKKAQSTELPGGDYRKGENGKLFFVRNDRDTFDLHDLLRAGAEVLGSGSFGSSYKAILLSGPAVVVKRFRQMNNMGKEQFYDHMRKLGRLSHPNLLPFVAFYFTKEEKLLVSDFVENGSLASHLHANRAPGQPGLDWPTRLKIIKGVARGLACLYREFPGLTLPHGHLKSSNVLLDQNFRPLLSEYALVPAVNKEHAQQYMAAYKSPEFTQLDRTTKKTDVWCLGILILELLTGRFPANYLRHGRGENEDLATWVNSVVREEWTGELFDIDMKGINNSEEEMLKLLKIGMCCCECNVERRWELREALEKIEELKERDPEEAGYYSSCASEGDIYSSRAITEEDFSFLS, translated from the exons ATGGCGCCTCGCAAACTACTTTCCCCTTTCATCTTCTTCACCTTACTACTTGTCGAATCCCCGTCCGCCGCCGCCGACTCCGCCGCCGACGCCACCGCCCTCCTCAAGTTGAAGAGTTCCTTGTCCAATGCCGACGCCGCGCTAAGCAATTGGAACGCGTCGATCCGCCCCCCTTGCACCGGCAACGTTAGCAATTGGGTGGGTTTAAAATGCGACAACGGCGGAAATGTGTACTTTCTGCGGCTGGAGAACATGAGTCTCGCCGGGACGATTGACATAGACGCGCTGGTGGGGTTAAATGCTCTGCGAAGTTTAAGCTTCATGAACAACAGCTTCCAAGGTGCGATGCCGGACGTAAACAAGCTTGGTAAACTAAGGATGTTGTATTTGTCTTTCAACCGATTCTCCGGCGACATTCCCGGCGATGCTTTTAAAGGCATGAATTCTTTGCTGAAAGTTCATTTGGCAAGGAACCAATTTACCGGTACTATTCCGGGCTCCCTTGTTGGGTTGAATAAGCTTATGGAGTTGAGCCTGCAGGGTAACCAGTTTGACGGAGAGATTCCGGATTTTCCACAAAAGGGGTTGAAGGTATTCAATGTTGCAGACAACCGCTTGGAGGGTCGGATTCCGGCGAGTCTAAGCAACATGAATTCAAGctcttttttgg GCAATAAAGGCCTATGTGGAAAGCCTCTGGGCCCATGCAAGAGATCAAAGAAGGGCTACATTGTCATAATCGCCATCTTAGCTGTTGCCGTTGCTGCATTAGCTGCAATAGGTGCATTTTTTTTCACACGTGGCCGCCGAACCCAAGCATACGAATATGAAATGGGCCAAGAGAAAGAAGCCAACAAGGACTTTTATGTTGGCCGAAAGAAGGCCCAATCAACCGAGCTCCCCGGTGGCGATTACAGAAAGGGTGAAAATGGGAAGCTCTTCTTTGTGAGAAACGACAGGGACACTTTTGACTTACATGACCTTCTCAGAGCAGGGGCTGAAGTGTTGGGGAGTGGGAGTTTTGGGTCTTCTTACAAGGCTATTCTTCTGAGTGGGCCAGCTGTTGTTGTGAAGAGGTTTAGGCAAATGAACAACATGGGGAAGGAACAGTTTTATGATCATATGAGAAAGCTTGGAAGGTTGTCTCATCCCAATTTGCTTCCTTTTGTGGCCTTCTATTTTACCAAAGAAGAAAAGCTTTTGGTTTCTGACTTTGTCGAAAATGGCAGTCTTGCTAGTCATCTTCATG CAAATCGTGCTCCTGGGCAGCCAGGGCTTGACTGGCCAACTCGCCTAAAGATCATAAAAGGAGTAGCCAGGGGATTAGCTTGCCTCTACAGAGAGTTCCCTGGCCTAACCCTACCACACGGACACCTAAAGTCCTCCAATGTGCTTCTAGACCAAAACTTCCGGCCACTCTTGTCGGAGTATGCTCTTGTCCCGGCGGTGAACAAAGAGCATGCTCAGCAGTACATGGCGGCATACAAGTCGCCGGAGTTCACGCAACTCGATCGTACGACGAAAAAGACCGACGTGTGGTGCCTGGGGATACTCATTCTTGAGCTGCTGACGGGAAGATTCCCTGCAAACTATCTGAGACATGGGAGGGGAGAAAACGAGGATTTGGCAACGTGGGTGAATTCTGTCGTGAGGGAAGAGTGGACGGGTGAGTTGTTTGACATTGACATGAAGGGAATAAACAACAGCGAGGAAGAAATGTTGAAGCTTTTGAAGATTGGAATGTGTTGCTGTGAGTGTAATGTGGAGAGGAGGTGGGAGTTGAGGGAGGCTCTGGAGAAGATAGAAGAGTTGAAGGAGAGGGACCCTGAGGAAGCAGGCTACTATTCTTCATGTGCTAGTGAAGGAGATATCTACTCTTCTAGGGCAATCACTGAGGAAGACTTCTCCTTTCTCAGCTAA